In Scophthalmus maximus strain ysfricsl-2021 chromosome 13, ASM2237912v1, whole genome shotgun sequence, the genomic window tctgtctgtctgtctgtctgtctctaactgtctgtctggtCGCTGTCTCTAACTATCTGTATGTCGCTAACTGTCTGTCTGGTCgctgtctctaactgtctgtctctctctaactctctgtctgtaactatttgtctgtctctaactgtctgtctgtaactatttgtctgtctgtctgtctgtctgtctcgtgCAGTAGAAGCAGCaggtctgtgatgatgatgatgaagatgatgatgatgaagatgatgatgaggatgacgtCCTCCCTGTAGGAGGACCGCCTGCGGAGCGTTTGTGGCGTCACGATGCAGATCCTGGTGGCGAAGCTGCTCGGCCTTCTGGGACTGTTCGTCCTGATGCTGGCCGGCGTCCTGGTCCCCgtgcgcctcctgctggtcgaCCACGACCGGGCGCTCCGGTACCGCAGAGCGCTGTCCCTCTGCAACTCGTTCGGAGGAGGGGTGTTCCTCGCCACGTGTTTCAACGCCCTGCTGCCCACCGTCAGAGACAAGGTCGGTGTCATATCTCGTACCAGTGGACAGATGTTTACAGTTTGATACAGTTTATCTTGTGTCCTCAGGCGGGCGACGTGTTGCGGCGGCTGCAGATCACCAGTGATTATCCTCTGGCGGAGACGATGATGATGCTCGGGTTCTTCCTCACCGTGTTCGTGGAGCAGGCCGTCCTCACCTTCAGGAAGGAGAAGCCGTCCTTCATCGACCTGGACACCTTCAACGCCGGCGGCTCCGAGGCCGGCAGCGACTCCGAGTACGACACGCCCTTCATCTCCTCGCCAGGCGGCGGCAGGGGCGGGGTCAAAGGCGGCCACCGCTCCCATGGACACCAGCACGGACACTTCAGTCCAGGTGAGCtggcgggggcggggcctctGCGGCTGGCCAGCCTGGTCCTGGCGCTGTCGGCCCACTCGGTGTTCGAGGGCGTGGCGCTCGGCCTGCAGGAAGACGGCGCCAAGCTGGGCGGCCTCTTCCTGGGCGTGGCCGTGCATGAGACGCTGGCCGCCATCGCCCTCGGCGTCAGTGTGGCCAAGGCGTCGCTGGGCATGAAGGACGCCGCCAAGCTTGGAGTCACGATCAGCCTGATGATCCCACTGGGCGCGCTGGTGGGGATGGGCATCGAGTCGGCGCAGACGCTGGCAGGCGGCGTGGTGTCCGTGGTGCTGCAGGGACTCGCCGCTGGCACTTTCCTGTTCGTCACCTTCTTCGAGATCCTGTCCCGAGAGCTGGACGACAAACGGGATCGCCTCCTCAAGGTGCTCTTCCTCATCCTTGGGTACGCAGCGCTCGCCGCGCTCGTCTTCGTCAAGTGGTGAcggacggacaggaagtgatggacTCTAAAAGGAACAGTCGAGCTGAACATCTGGCTAAGAGTGATGCTCCTGAAACATCTGGAGCAGCTGGATGAACACGTTTCCTCTTCACAACgtgatttttatttccagctgtttttcttcttcactgtttTTCTCGGTGCGTCG contains:
- the LOC118318069 gene encoding zinc transporter ZIP3 isoform X2, whose amino-acid sequence is MQILVAKLLGLLGLFVLMLAGVLVPVRLLLVDHDRALRYRRALSLCNSFGGGVFLATCFNALLPTVRDKAGDVLRRLQITSDYPLAETMMMLGFFLTVFVEQAVLTFRKEKPSFIDLDTFNAGGSEAGSDSEYDTPFISSPGGGRGGVKGGHRSHGHQHGHFSPGELAGAGPLRLASLVLALSAHSVFEGVALGLQEDGAKLGGLFLGVAVHETLAAIALGVSVAKASLGMKDAAKLGVTISLMIPLGALVGMGIESAQTLAGGVVSVVLQGLAAGTFLFVTFFEILSRELDDKRDRLLKVLFLILGYAALAALVFVKW
- the LOC118318069 gene encoding zinc transporter ZIP3 isoform X1, giving the protein MQILVAKLLGLLGLFVLMLAGVLVPVRLLLVDHDRALRYRRALSLCNSFGGGVFLATCFNALLPTVRDKFILCPQAGDVLRRLQITSDYPLAETMMMLGFFLTVFVEQAVLTFRKEKPSFIDLDTFNAGGSEAGSDSEYDTPFISSPGGGRGGVKGGHRSHGHQHGHFSPGELAGAGPLRLASLVLALSAHSVFEGVALGLQEDGAKLGGLFLGVAVHETLAAIALGVSVAKASLGMKDAAKLGVTISLMIPLGALVGMGIESAQTLAGGVVSVVLQGLAAGTFLFVTFFEILSRELDDKRDRLLKVLFLILGYAALAALVFVKW